The Polaribacter sp. KT25b genome contains the following window.
CAAGAAGCTAATACTACTGCAGAAATTGAATTGGCTTATACATTTTCTAAAGGTTTAGAATTCATAAAAAAAAGCATTGAAGCAGGAATTGACATTGATACTATTGCCTCAAAATTATCTTTCTTTTGGGCAATTGGCATGGATCATTTTACAGAAATAGCAAAATTAAGAGCTGCAAGAATGTTGTGGGCAAAAATTGTAAAACAATTCAATCCTAAAAATCAAAATTCGTTTGCATTAAGAACTCATTGCAAAACAAATAACTCGTCTTTAAAAGCGCAAGATCCTTTTAATAAAATTGCCAGAACTACTATAGAAGCAATGGCTGCAGCTTTTGGCGGTACAGAAAGTTTATACACAAATACATTAAACGAATCGAATGCTTTTCTTAAAGATTATTCTAATATACTTACTAAAGATACACAACTATTTTTACAACAGGAAACACATATTACTAAAACTGTAGATCCTTGGGCGGGCAGTTTTCGTATAGAAAAACTAACAGAAGAAATTGCGAATAGAGCTTGGAGTTTACTAAAAGAAGTTAATGATTTAGGCGGATTAACCAAAGCCATTGAAAAGGGTATTCCAAAAAAGAGAATTGAAGAAACTGCTACAAAAAAGCAAACAAAAATTATTATGAGTAAAGAAGTTCTTATTGATGTAAATAAACATCAACTAAAACAAGAAGATTCTTTACGTGTTTCTAAAATTGATTCTGATGCCGTGAGAAAATCTCAAATAGAAAAATTACAACTTTTAAAAGCAAATAGAAATCCAGAAAAAGTTAAAAATTCTTTGGCTAATTTAACTAAAGCTGCAAAATCAGGAAAAGAAAACCTTTTAGATTTAACTGTAAAAGCTGCAAGAAATAGCGCTACTTTAAGTGAAATTTCTAATGCTTTAGAGATTGGATTTAACAGCTATAAAACTTCCACAAAATTGTAAATTTTTGAATCAATAATTTTTATTGATTTTATTTACGAAAATAAACTAATTTAAAAACAACTTTTTATTTAATTTTTAACAGTTCTTAACACCAAAAAAGAACTTCTCTGTATCAAGTCTTGTTGCTTTTATCCCTATTTTTGCAACACTTTAAAAAGCACTAAATAAAGATGAAAAATATTTTTAATTTCCTCTACTCTACAAGATTAATGGCAGTTTTATTTATCCTTTTTGCCACATCAATGGGAGTTGCAACTTTTATAGAAAATGATTTTGGAACACAAACCTCTAAAGCACTCGTTTATAACACTTGGTGGTTTGAGACTATTATGGTGTTTTTTGTGATCAATTTTTTTGGAAATATATTTAGATACAGATTATACAAAAAAGAAAAATGGGCAGTTTTAATGTTCCATTTAGCGTTCTTATTTATAATTATTGGCGCTGGTGTAACAAGATATGTTGGTTACGAAGGCATTATGTTAATTAATGAAGGTGAAACAACCAACCAGTTTTTATCAGAAACAAATTATGTAAATGTTATTGTTGATGATAACAAAGATCAAAAAACAATACATAAACCAATTTTACTTTCTGCTTGGGGCTCAAATTCTTGGGGGTTTTCTGATGACTTTAGAGAAAAAGAATACAAAGTAGATTTAGTAGATTACATTCCGTGGGCAGAAAAAAAATTAGTAGAAGATAAAAATGGCGTTGAGCATCTATTTTTGGTAGAATCATCTAGCGGAAGTAGACATGAACATTATATAAAATCTGGAACTGTACAAAATATTCATAATATTTTAGTCGGTTATAATTCTACGGATAATAATGCTTCTATCAATATTTTTAAAAGAAATGATTCTTTAAAAATTGTTGCAAAATCTGATGGTAATTATCAAATAATGGCAACACAAGCTACTGGAAGCTTAAAAAAAGACAGTATTCAAGATTTTAAATTACGTGCGCTATACAATGTTGCTGGCTTGCCATTTGTTGCTCCAAATGAACCAAGTAAAGGAACTATGCAAACTATTAGCGGGCCAAAAGATGATAAAAAACTAGATGTTATTATCTTAGATGTTACCTCTAATAATGAAACCAAAAGAGTTGAACTTTCTGGTGGAAAATATAATAATGATAACTTTGAACAAGTTAGTGTTAACGACCTAAATTTTAGAATGTGGTATGGCTCTAAAATTTTAGAGACTCCGTTTAGCGTAAAATTAAATGATTTTCAATTAGAAAAATATCCAGGATCAGAAAGTGCCGCGTCTTATGCAAGTGAAGTTACGGTAATTGATGCAAAAGAAAGTTTTGATTTTCGCATTTTTATGAATCATATTTTAGATCATAAAGGATATAAATTTTTTCAATCTAGTTATGATTTATCAGGAGAAAAAGAACAAACTCATTTATCTGTAAATCATGATTTTTGGGGAACTTTTATTACTTATTTCGGATATTCTTTGCTGTACACTGGTTTAATTTGTATTCTCTTTGCTAAACATACACGTTTTGATGATTTAAAAAATACTTTGAAAAAAATCAGAAAAAAGAAATTAACACTGTCTGTAATGTTTGCTGTTTTCCTGTCTTCTTTCAGCTACAGTCAACAGGCTGATACACATCAGCAAAAAAGAGTTACAGACCAACAAATTGATTCCATTTTAAAAGCAAATGAAGTTTCTTTAAAACACGCAGAAAAATTTAACAAATTGGTAATTCAAGATGCTGGTGGTAGAATGAAACCTGCTCATACTTTTGCATCAGAATTGGTAAGAAAAGTAAGCCAGAGTGAGGTTTTACACGGTATGCAACCTAGTCAAGTTTTACTATCTATTTTAGAAAGCCCAAGATTATGGTTTGAAGTGCCTGCTATTTATTTAGAAAAAGGAAATACTAAAATAAGAGAAATAATTGGCGTAGAAAAAGATGCAAAATATGCACGTCTTTCTGACTTTTATGATGAAAGAGGACAATCTAAAATTGACTCTTATATTACGGAAGCTCAAAAGAAAAACATCCAAAATAAATTTGAAAAAGATGTTATTAAAATAGGTAGAAGACTTTGGTTATTTACAAGTGCTTTAAGTGGTAATGTTTTAAAAATTTATCCGATTCCAGGTGATGAAAATAACAAATGGATTTCTCATCCAGAAGTAGCAAATAGCAAAATTATACAAACATCAGATTCTTTATATATTCCGAAGTTATTACCGCTTTATATGCAGCTTTTGCAAACTTCAAAAAGAACTGGAGATTATACAAAAGCAGATCAGATTTTAGATGGAATTAAAAATTATCAGAAAAAATACGGAGCAGCAGTGTATCCATCAGAAAGTAAAATCGATTTAGAAATTACCTATAACAAATTAGGTATCTTTAAATTAAGTGCTTTTTTCTATCTTTTTCTAGGCTTACTTTTAATTTTTATTGAAATTCTTAAAATATTTTATTACAAATCTAAAGTACTAACTTACATTATAAAAGGCTTAATTACACTTATTCTATTAAGTTTTATTTTTCACACTTTCGGATTGGCTTCGAGATGGTATATAAGCGGAAATGCGCCTTGGAGTAATGCTTACGAATCTATTATTTATGTTGCTTGGGCAACAATGCTGTTTGGTTTATACTTAGGACGAAAATCTGCTTTAACTATTGGTGCAACTACTTTTTTAGCTGCAATTATTTTACTTTTTGCACATCAAAATTGGTTAGATCCAGAAATTGCAAACTTACAACCAGTTTTAAATTCTTGGTGGTTATTAGTACACGTTTCTATTATTGTGGCTAGTTATGGACCTTTTTCTTTAGGAATGATTTTAGGAATTGTTTCTTTAATTTTAATTGCTTTTACAACCGAAAAAAATAAAAAGCGAATGGATGTAAACATTAAAGAATTAACAATTATTAACGAAATGGCTGTAACTGTTGGTTTGGTTATGTTAACAATTGGTAATTTCCTTGGCGGAATGTGGGCAAATGAAAGTTGGGGACGTTATTGGGGTTGGGATCCAAAAGAAACTTGGGCGTTAATTTCTATTATGATTTACGCTTTTGTATTGCACATGCGTTTAATTCCTGGTTTACGTGGTCGTTTATCATTTAATTTTGCATCAGCATTTGCTTATTTATCAATAATGATGACTTATTTTGGAGTAAATTTCTACTTATCTGGTTTGCATTCTTATGCAAGTGGAGATAAAGCAGTAACACCAAAAGAAGCTTTTATATACATTGGTTTTATAATAGCATTATTGATATTTGCTTCTATAAAGTATAAAAAATATTATAAAAAATAATGCATATCTACAAGTTTTCTTACACTGAAGTCGATTCAATATAAAAAGCTTGTGGGTATTTTCATTTTAAAATGTATTTTTGCATTTCATTTAATAAAAACGATTATCCGAGGAGTTTTATCGGGTTACAAAAAAAACATACAATGTTTCATAAAAACATAAAATTAGTATTAGCTGGTTTAATCTCAGCTTGGGCTATTTATCAATTTAGCTTAGGAAATATTATGAACGGAATTTCCATTTTATTACTTGCCGGAATTTTTGTTTTATTTTATTTTAAAAATGAATTTATTTTATTAGCCTTTTTACAATTACGTAAACAAAATTTTCCTGCAGCTCAAAAATGGTTAAGCTATATTAAAAACCCAGAAGCTGCTTTAATTACTAAGCAACAAGGATATTATAATTATTTACATGGTATTATGTTAAGCCAAACAAATATTACACAAGCAGAAAAATATTTGCGTAAAGCTGTAAAATTAGGTTTATCTATGGATCATGATTTGGCAATGGCAAAACTACAATTAGCAGGAATTGCAATGACCAAAAGACGTAAACGTGAAGCAACTAATTTAATGTCTGAAGCTAAAAAATTAGACAAACATGGCATGTTAAAAGAACAAATACAAATGATGAAACAACAGATGAAAAAAATCTAACTTTCTCATTTTCTGATATAAAAAAAATCCGCTAAAAAGCGGATTTTTTTTTATTTCTTATTTTAAAGAAATTTACTATTAAAACTTAAACCTCATTATTTAAGCTTCGTTAAAGTTAAATCTTTATTGTATTGCACAATAAATAAACCTTGATTTTCTGTATTGTTATTTCTATAATCAAACCTTGTTTCAATTCTAGAAGTTGCGCCTTCTTTAAAAGTTGATTTTAAATCATTTCCAGAAGCTAATCTTACTAAAATATCGTACGTAATATCAAATCCTTTAGTAGCATA
Protein-coding sequences here:
- a CDS encoding methylmalonyl-CoA mutase family protein, giving the protein MPRKSFEHIKLKSSNLEPQQNFKHEDFVAGIAPNLRGIYATMYIKKPWEIRQCISFSSAKEGNIFYKKNPETHLKELSITFNVETQNTYDSDDEILKNLVSKTSVNIDSVEDMKMLFYQVPLDKISVSITSNDAILPLLAFYIVAAEEQEVPLDQLSGIIQYDVLKDLMVKETDIVSPNLSMKIFTDIFKYTSNKMPKFNSFSISGFHMQEANTTAEIELAYTFSKGLEFIKKSIEAGIDIDTIASKLSFFWAIGMDHFTEIAKLRAARMLWAKIVKQFNPKNQNSFALRTHCKTNNSSLKAQDPFNKIARTTIEAMAAAFGGTESLYTNTLNESNAFLKDYSNILTKDTQLFLQQETHITKTVDPWAGSFRIEKLTEEIANRAWSLLKEVNDLGGLTKAIEKGIPKKRIEETATKKQTKIIMSKEVLIDVNKHQLKQEDSLRVSKIDSDAVRKSQIEKLQLLKANRNPEKVKNSLANLTKAAKSGKENLLDLTVKAARNSATLSEISNALEIGFNSYKTSTKL
- the ccsA gene encoding cytochrome c biogenesis protein CcsA, which codes for MKNIFNFLYSTRLMAVLFILFATSMGVATFIENDFGTQTSKALVYNTWWFETIMVFFVINFFGNIFRYRLYKKEKWAVLMFHLAFLFIIIGAGVTRYVGYEGIMLINEGETTNQFLSETNYVNVIVDDNKDQKTIHKPILLSAWGSNSWGFSDDFREKEYKVDLVDYIPWAEKKLVEDKNGVEHLFLVESSSGSRHEHYIKSGTVQNIHNILVGYNSTDNNASINIFKRNDSLKIVAKSDGNYQIMATQATGSLKKDSIQDFKLRALYNVAGLPFVAPNEPSKGTMQTISGPKDDKKLDVIILDVTSNNETKRVELSGGKYNNDNFEQVSVNDLNFRMWYGSKILETPFSVKLNDFQLEKYPGSESAASYASEVTVIDAKESFDFRIFMNHILDHKGYKFFQSSYDLSGEKEQTHLSVNHDFWGTFITYFGYSLLYTGLICILFAKHTRFDDLKNTLKKIRKKKLTLSVMFAVFLSSFSYSQQADTHQQKRVTDQQIDSILKANEVSLKHAEKFNKLVIQDAGGRMKPAHTFASELVRKVSQSEVLHGMQPSQVLLSILESPRLWFEVPAIYLEKGNTKIREIIGVEKDAKYARLSDFYDERGQSKIDSYITEAQKKNIQNKFEKDVIKIGRRLWLFTSALSGNVLKIYPIPGDENNKWISHPEVANSKIIQTSDSLYIPKLLPLYMQLLQTSKRTGDYTKADQILDGIKNYQKKYGAAVYPSESKIDLEITYNKLGIFKLSAFFYLFLGLLLIFIEILKIFYYKSKVLTYIIKGLITLILLSFIFHTFGLASRWYISGNAPWSNAYESIIYVAWATMLFGLYLGRKSALTIGATTFLAAIILLFAHQNWLDPEIANLQPVLNSWWLLVHVSIIVASYGPFSLGMILGIVSLILIAFTTEKNKKRMDVNIKELTIINEMAVTVGLVMLTIGNFLGGMWANESWGRYWGWDPKETWALISIMIYAFVLHMRLIPGLRGRLSFNFASAFAYLSIMMTYFGVNFYLSGLHSYASGDKAVTPKEAFIYIGFIIALLIFASIKYKKYYKK